In Chitinophaga oryzae, the sequence CCCGCCAAACCGCAGATCGTACTCTACGCCGCCGGTTACCTGAAAGACAATACCGCAGCCATGCAGGACTGGGACGGTTCTTTTAATATGATGCAGGTACATTATTGCGGAGCAGTATCCATCCTGAACATCATTGTTACAGACAGCTCCAATACGTCGCTGGAAAGAATTATCGGGCTCTCCTCCCTTTCGGGCGTTCGCGGCAGGAAAAGCAATTTTATCTATGGCAGCACCAAAGCGGCTTTCACCCAATACCTGGCGGGATTAAGGCAACATTTGTTTGCACAGCGTATAACCGTCAACGTGATCGTGGCGGGCTACATCCGCAGTAAGATGACAGCAGGGTTGCCCCTGCCGGAGCCGCTGATGCTGGAACCGGCATTCATTGCCGGCGCCGTAGTGAACGCGGGTAAACGTTTCACCATCGTACCGGGATTTAAATGGAAGATGATTTACCAGGTGCTGCGGCTCATGCCGGAAAGACTGGTGGCAAGGCTGCCCTGATCAATAACGGGCACGATAGAACCGGGTCTCTTC encodes:
- a CDS encoding SDR family NAD(P)-dependent oxidoreductase; the protein is MKQVLILGANSDVAKEALKMYVGRGYHVVAASRSTAALETFVLQQQLPLEQVTIRHFDATDFSSHRKFYDTLPAKPQIVLYAAGYLKDNTAAMQDWDGSFNMMQVHYCGAVSILNIIVTDSSNTSLERIIGLSSLSGVRGRKSNFIYGSTKAAFTQYLAGLRQHLFAQRITVNVIVAGYIRSKMTAGLPLPEPLMLEPAFIAGAVVNAGKRFTIVPGFKWKMIYQVLRLMPERLVARLP